Within the Ochrobactrum vermis genome, the region GCGGCGAGTGCGATCTGCAGGATCAGGCAATGGCTTTCGGCACCGACGGTTCGCGCTATCGCGAGAACAAGCGCGCTGTCGAAAACAAATATATCGGCCCGCTCGTCAAGACGGTGATGACGCGCTGCATTCACTGCACGCGCTGCGTCCGCTTCACGACCGAAGTTGCTGGCATTTCTGAACTCGGCCTCATTGGCCGTGGCGAAGACGCCGAGATCACCACCTATCTCGAACGCGCCATGACATCGGAACTGCAGGGCAACGTGATCGATCTTTGCCCGGTTGGCGCTTTGACCTCGCGTCCTTATGCGTTTCAGGCCCGTCCGTGGGAATTAAACAAGACCGAAACCATCGACGTGATGGATGCGGTCGGTTCGAACATCCGCGTCGACACCCGTGGCCGCGAAGTGATGCGCGTCATGCCGCGCGTCAACGAAGCGGTGAACGAAGAGTGGATTTCCGACAAGACCCGCTTCATCTGGGATGGCCTGCGCACCCAGCGCCTTGACCGCCCATATGTGCGCAAGGATGGCCGTCTGGTCGCCGCAACCTGGCCGGAAGCGTTCTCGGCAATCGCTGCCAAGGTTTCAGCAACCTCTGCCGACAAGATTGGTGCTGTTGCAGGCGATCTGGCTTCGGTGGAAGAAATCTATGCGCTGAAGGGTCTGATGACTTCGCTCGGCACTGCCAATATCGACAGCCGCCAGGATGGTGCAGCACTCGATCCGGCACTGGGCCGTGCAAGCTATCTCTTTAACGCAACGATTGAAGGTATTGAAAACGCTGATGCTCTGCTCATCATCGGTTCCAATCCGCGCATTGAAGCTGCCGTTCTGAACGCTCGCATTCGCAAGCGTCAGCGCATGGGCCATTTCCCGGTCGCCCTGATCGGTGAACAGGCTGAGCTGCGTTACAATTACGAATATCTGGGGGCTGGCGCTGAAACGCTTGCCGCCGTTGCTGCCGGCAAGAACGCGTTCCGCGACGTGCTGGCCAAGGCTGAGCGTCCGCTGATCATCATCGGTCAGGGCGCGCTCACCGGCGAAAACGGTCAGGCAGTTCTGTCCGCTGCTGCCAAGCTCGCTCAGGATGTCGGCGCGATCAAGGATGAGTGGAACGGCTTCTCCGTTCTGCACACTGCTGCTTCGCGCGTTGGCGCTCTGGATCTCGGCTTTGTGCCGGGTGAGGGCGGCAAGGCAGCGGGCGACATGCTGGGCAATCTGGATGTTGTGTTCCTGCTCGGTGCAGATGAACTCGACATGACCCGGAAGGGTTCGAGCTTCGTCGTTTACATCGGTACGCACGGCGATGCCGGTGCACATGCTGCCGACGTGATCCTGCCGGGCGCAGCCTATACGGAAAAGTCGGGCACCTGGCTCAACACCGAAGGTCGTGTGCAGCTTGGTAGCCGCGCCGGTTTCGCACCGGGCGAGGCAAAGGAAGACTGGGCAATCCTGCGCGCTCTTTCCGACAGCCTTGGCAAGCGCCTGCCGTTCGATTCGCTGCAACAGCTTCGTGCCAAGCTCTATGCGGACTATCCGCATATGCTGGCCATCGACACCATCACGCCTGCTTCCGCTGACGATCTCGTCGCGCTGGCAGCAAAAGCTTCCAACCTGGGCAAAGATGCATTTGTTTCCCCGGTCAAGGACTTCTACCTGACGAACCCAATAGCGCGCGCTTCCGCCGTCATGGCCGAATGCTCGGCGCTCGCGGCTGGTGGCTTCCAGCAGGCTGCCGAGTAAGCGAGAGAGAGACGGAACAATGGAAGGAATTTTTGCAGCTTACGTCTTGCCCGCGCTTATCATAGCGCTGAAGTCGGTCGTTCTGCTCGTCGTATTGTTGATCGTCGTCGCTTACCTGCTTTACGCAGATCGCAAGATCTGGGCAGCAGTACAGCTTCGTCGCGGTCCGAACGTTGTCGGTCCCTGGGGTCTGTTCCAGGCTTTCGCCGACTTGTTGAAGTTCGTCTTCAAGGAACCGATCATTCCGTCTGGCGCAAACAAGGGGGTCTTCCTCCTTGCGCCTTTCGTGTCCGCCGTTCTTGCAATGGCAACCTGGGCGGTCATCCCGGTCAGTGAAGGCTGGGCCATCGCCAATATCAATGTCGGCATTCTCTATATCTTCGCCATTTCTTCGCTTGAAGTTTACGGCGTGATCATGGGCGGCTGGGCCTCCAACTCGAAGTATCCGTTCCTCGGCGCGCTTCGCTCCGCTGCGCAGATGGTTTCCTACGAAGTCTCCATCGGCTTCGTGATCGTTACTGTTCTGCTGACGGTTGGCTCGCTTAATCTGACCGACATCGTGCTTTCGCAGAATACCGGCCTCGGCACCATGCTTGGCCTTCCGGCTTCGTTCCTCGACTGGAACTGGCTGGCTCTGTTCCCGATGTTCGTGATCTTCTTCATTTCGGCGCTTGCTGAAACGAACCGTCCGCCTTTCGACCTCGTCGAAGCTGAATCCGAACTCGTGGCCGGTCATATGATCGAATATTCGTCCACGCCGTTCCTTCTGTTCTTCCTCGGCGAATATGTGGCAATCACGCTGATGTGCGCCCTGATGACGACGCTCTTCCTTGGCGGCTGGCTGCCTCCGGTTGACGTTTGGTTCCTCAGCTGGGTTCCGGGCATCATCTGGTTCATGCTGAAGCTCTGCTTCTGCTTCTTCCTCTTCGCAATGGTGAAGGCTTTCGTTCCGCGTTATCGCTACGACCAGCTGATGCGCCTTGGCTGGAAAGTGTTCCTGCCGATCTCGCTCTTCATGGTTGTCGCAACCGCGACCTTCCTCAAAGTCTTCGGTCTGGCGTAAGGAGTAATAACTATGGCTTCATTCGCTCAAGCAGCCAAATCGCTCCTTCTGAAGGAATTCGTTGGCGCATTCTTCCTTTCCATGCGCCAGTTCTTCGCGCCCAAGGCGACGTTGAACTACCCGCATGAAAAGGGTCCGGTTTCGCCGCGCTTTCGTGGTGAGCACGCGCTGCGCCGTTATCCGAACGGTGAAGAACGCTGCATCGCCTGCAAGCTTTGCGAAGCGATCTGCCCGGCACAGGCTATCACCATCGAAGCCGGTCCGCGCCGCAATGACGGCACCCGCCGCACGGTGCGTTACGACATCGATATGGTGAAGTGCATCTATTGTGGTTTCTGCCAGGAAGCATGTCCGGTGGATGCCATCGTCGAAGGTCCGAACTTCGAGTTCGCGACCGAGACACGCGAAGAGCTTTACTACGACAAGGACAAGCTCCTCGCCAATGGTGACCGTTGGGAACGCGAAATCGCGCGTAATATCGCGATGGATGCGCCTTATCGCTGATCGGTTTTTCGATCAGTTCGAGCGTCGGATCGAAAATCGGCTTCGGTTTTCGATCACTTCGGTGCTTGGACAAGAGTTTATGAATAAAGCGGGCAAAGCAATAGGGCTTTGCTCACGGAAAGGTGTTGGGGGATCCCCATGCTGACAGGTATTGCGGCAGCGTTTTTCTATCTGTTCGCTTTCATCATGATCGCAAGCGCGTTCATGGTGATTGCGGCACGCAACCCCGTGCATTCGGTGCTGTTTCTGATCCTCACATTCTTCAATGCGGCAGCTTTGTTCCTGCTGACCGGGGCTGAGTTCCTCGCCATGATCCTGCTCGTCGTTTACGTCGGAGCTGTGGCGGTTCTCTTCCTCTTCGTCGTCATGATGCTGGATGTGGATTTCTCGGAACTGAAACGCGGTGCGCTGCAATATGCGCCGGTCGGCGCTTTGGTTGGCCTCATCTTGCTCGGCGAACTGATTTTCGTGTTCGCAAGCAACATGTTTGCACCGAAGCTGGGGCAGGGCGCTGTGCCGATCCCGAATATCGCCGAGCGGAGCAATACCGCTGCTCTGGGCGACATTCTCTACACCGACTTCGTCTTCTACTTCCAGGTTGCCGGTCTCGTCCTTCTGGTCGCGATGATCGGTGCCATCGTTCTGACGCTGCGGCACAAGCCAAATGTCAAGCGCCAGTCCATTCCGGTCCAGGTTGCTCGCACGCCCGAAACGGCGATCGAGATCAAGCAGGTCGAAACGGGCAAAGGCATCTAAGGATAAGCATATGGAAATCGGTATCGCTCATTATCTGACCGTTTCGGCCATCCTGTTTACGCTTGGCGTCTTCGGCATCTTTTTGAACCGCAAGAATGTCATCGTTATCCTGATGTCGATCGAATTGATCCTTCTTTCGGTCAATCTCAATTTCGTGGCGTTCTCCAGCCAGCTCGGCGATATGGTCGGGCAGGTCTTCGCCCTTTTCGTTCTGACTGTTGCGGCTGCTGAAGCAGCTATCGGTCTGGCAATTCTCGTTGTTTTCTTCCGTAATCGCGGCTCCATCGCGGTGGAAGACGTCAATGTTATGAAAGGTTGACGGGCAAATGCTCTATTACGCGATCGTCTTCCTTCCGCTTCTAGGCTTCCTGATTGCCGGTCTTTTCGGCAATCAGATCGGAGCCAAGGCGAGCGAATACATCACTTCCGGTTTCATGGTCGTCGTCGCGATCCTGTCTTGGGTCGTGTTCTTCCAGATTCCGCTCGGCCACGACGCGGAAACCGTTCGTATCCCGGTTCTTCACTGGGTAACGTCGGGTACGCTTTCTTTCGACTGGGCATTGCGCATCGATACGCTCACCGGCGTCATGCTGGTCGTGGTGAATTCCGTGTCGGCTCTCGTGCACATCTATTCCATTGGATATATGCACCACGATCCGCACCGTCCGCGCTTCTTCGCCTATCTGTCGCTTTTCACCTTCGCCATGCTCATGCTGGTCACGTCGGACAATCTGATCCAGATGTTCTTCGGCTGGGAAGGCGTGGGTCTGGCTTCGTACCTCCTGATCGGTTTCTGGTTCCAGAAGCCTTCGGCCAATGCAGCCGCCATGAAGGCGTTCGTCGTCAACCGCGTCGGTGACTTCGGCTTCCTGCTCGGCATCTTCGGTGTGTTCGCGCTGTTCCAGTCGGTCGACTACAACACGATCTTCGCTGCCGCAGCCAATTATCTTCCGGCTGAAGGTGCTGCCGATGCCAATCAGGTTGTTCTGAACTTCCTCGGCTATCAGCTCGACAAGCAGGGCGCGATCACGATCACCTGTCTGCTGCTGTTCATGGGCGCGATGGGCAAGTCGGCGCAGTTCCTGCTGCACACCTGGCTTCCGGACGCCATGGAAGGCCCGACCCCGGTTTCGGCTCTCATTCACGCCGCTACCATGGTTACCGCGGGCGTGTTCATGGTCGCCCGTATGTCGCCGATCTTCGAACTTTCGCAGACCGCACTTCTGGTCGTCACGATCATCGGCGCCACCACCGCTTTCTTCGCGGCAACGGTCGCTCTCGTGCAGAATGACATCAAGCGCGTGATCGCCTATTCGACCTGTTCGCAGCTCGGCTATATGTTTGCAGCGCTCGGTGTGGGGGCCTATGGCGCCGCCGTATTCCACCTGTTCACGCACGCATTCTTCAAGGCGCTTCTGTTCCTTTGCGCCGGTTCGGTTATCCATGCCGTTTCGGAAGAGCAGGACATGCGTCGCATGGGTGGCCTGCGCAAGCTGATCCCGATCACCTACTGGATGATGGTCATCGGTACGGTTGCCATTACGGGTCTGGGCATTCCGGGCACGATCATCGGCACCGCCGGTTTCTTCTCCAAGGATGCGATCATCGAATCCGTCTTCGCTTCGCACAGCGCTGCCAGCGGCTACGCTTCGACGCTTCTGATTGTTGCAGCGCTCTTCACGAGCTTCTATTCATGGCGTCTGATTTTCATGACCTTCTATGGCAAGCCGCGTGCTTCGGCCGAAGTCATGCATCATGTTCATGAATCGCCGGCCGTCATGTTCGTTCCGCTGCTGATCCTCGGCGTTGGCGCGATCTTTGCCGGTGTCGTGTTCAAGGAACTCTTCTTCGGCCACGAATATGCCGAATTCTGGAAGGGTGCGCTGTTCACCTCGGCAGCCAACCAGGTTCTTGAGGAATATCACCATGTTCCTCTGTGGGTTAAGTTGTCGCCGTTTACAGCGATGATCGTCGGCTTCATCGTCGCCTGGATCTTCTACATCCGCTCGCCGGAAATGCCGAAGGCGCTGGCTGCCCGTCATCGTGGCCTCTACCAGTTCCTTCTCAACAAGTGGTACTTCGACGAACTGTACGATTTCATCTTCGTACGTCCGGCTCGTTGGCTTGGCCGCTTGTTCTGGAAGGGTGGCGACGGCTGGCTTATTGACGGCTTCGGCCCGGATGGCATCTCGGCCCGCGTGCTCGGTGTCACCAACCGCGTCGTCAAGATGCAGTCCGGCTACCTTTATCACTACGCATTCGCGATGCTGATCGGCGTCGCCGCGCTCGTCACTTGGATGATGCTCGGGAGCTCTTTCTGATGACCGACTGGCCAATTCTCTCAACGGTCACGTTTCTGCCGCTCGTCGGCGCGTTACTGATCCTTCTGATCAAGGACGACAGCGAGGCTTCGCGTCGCAATATCCGCAACGTCGCTTTGCTGACGACGGTGTTCGTCTTCATCCTGTCGCTCGTCGTCTGGGCAGGGTTCGATAATTCGAACCCTGGTTTCCAGATGGTCGAACAGACCGGCTGGATGGGTGGCGGCATCAGCTACCACATGGGCGTGGACGGCATTTCCGTTCTGTTCGTGGTGCTTTCCGCTTTCCTCATGCCCTTCTGCATTCTCGCAAGCTGGGTATCGGTGGACAAGCGCGTCAAGGAATACATGATCGCGTTCCTCATTCTGGAAACGCTGATGATCGGCGTGTTCTGCGCGCTCGACCTGTTCCTGTTCTACGTGTTCTTCGAAGCAAGCCTTATTCCGATGTTCATCATCATCGGCGTGTGGGGCGGCAAGCGTCGCGTCTATGCAAGCTTGAAGTTCTTCCTTTACACGCTTCTCGGCTCCGTGCTGATGCTCATCGCCATCATGGCCATGTACTGGCAGGCCGGCACGATGAATATCGTCGAGCTGCTGAAGTACGACTTCCCGGCTTCGATGCAGACATGGCTATGGCTCGCCTTCTTCGCGTCCTTCGCCGTGAAGATGCCGATGTGGCCGGTTCACACCTGGTTGCCGGATGCGCACGTTGAAGCGCCGACGGCAGGCTCGGTCATTCTGGCCGGTATCCTCCTGAAACTCGGCGGCTACGGTTTCATCCGTTTCTCGCTGCCGATGTTCCCGCTGGCTTCCGCTGATTTCGCACCCTTCATCTTCGCGCTGTCGATCATCGCAATCATCTACACCTCGCTCGTCGCGATGGTGCAGGAAGACATGAAGAAGCTGATCGCCTATTCGTCGGTTGCTCACATGGCCTATGTGACCATGGGTATTTTTGCAGCCAATGAGCAGGGCCTGCAGGGCGCTATCTTCCAGATGCTGTCGCACGGTATCGTGTCGGGCGCTCTCTTCCTTTGCGTCGGTGTGATCTATGACCGCATGCATACGCGTGAGATT harbors:
- the nuoG gene encoding NADH-quinone oxidoreductase subunit NuoG — encoded protein: MAKIKVDGTEVEVPDHYTLLQAAEAAGAEVPRFCFHERLSIAGNCRMCLVEVKGGPPKPAASCAMGVRDLRPGPNGESPEIFTNTPMVKKAREGVMEFLLINHPLDCPICDQGGECDLQDQAMAFGTDGSRYRENKRAVENKYIGPLVKTVMTRCIHCTRCVRFTTEVAGISELGLIGRGEDAEITTYLERAMTSELQGNVIDLCPVGALTSRPYAFQARPWELNKTETIDVMDAVGSNIRVDTRGREVMRVMPRVNEAVNEEWISDKTRFIWDGLRTQRLDRPYVRKDGRLVAATWPEAFSAIAAKVSATSADKIGAVAGDLASVEEIYALKGLMTSLGTANIDSRQDGAALDPALGRASYLFNATIEGIENADALLIIGSNPRIEAAVLNARIRKRQRMGHFPVALIGEQAELRYNYEYLGAGAETLAAVAAGKNAFRDVLAKAERPLIIIGQGALTGENGQAVLSAAAKLAQDVGAIKDEWNGFSVLHTAASRVGALDLGFVPGEGGKAAGDMLGNLDVVFLLGADELDMTRKGSSFVVYIGTHGDAGAHAADVILPGAAYTEKSGTWLNTEGRVQLGSRAGFAPGEAKEDWAILRALSDSLGKRLPFDSLQQLRAKLYADYPHMLAIDTITPASADDLVALAAKASNLGKDAFVSPVKDFYLTNPIARASAVMAECSALAAGGFQQAAE
- the nuoK gene encoding NADH-quinone oxidoreductase subunit NuoK; its protein translation is MEIGIAHYLTVSAILFTLGVFGIFLNRKNVIVILMSIELILLSVNLNFVAFSSQLGDMVGQVFALFVLTVAAAEAAIGLAILVVFFRNRGSIAVEDVNVMKG
- the nuoI gene encoding NADH-quinone oxidoreductase subunit NuoI, encoding MASFAQAAKSLLLKEFVGAFFLSMRQFFAPKATLNYPHEKGPVSPRFRGEHALRRYPNGEERCIACKLCEAICPAQAITIEAGPRRNDGTRRTVRYDIDMVKCIYCGFCQEACPVDAIVEGPNFEFATETREELYYDKDKLLANGDRWEREIARNIAMDAPYR
- the nuoL gene encoding NADH-quinone oxidoreductase subunit L, with the translated sequence MLYYAIVFLPLLGFLIAGLFGNQIGAKASEYITSGFMVVVAILSWVVFFQIPLGHDAETVRIPVLHWVTSGTLSFDWALRIDTLTGVMLVVVNSVSALVHIYSIGYMHHDPHRPRFFAYLSLFTFAMLMLVTSDNLIQMFFGWEGVGLASYLLIGFWFQKPSANAAAMKAFVVNRVGDFGFLLGIFGVFALFQSVDYNTIFAAAANYLPAEGAADANQVVLNFLGYQLDKQGAITITCLLLFMGAMGKSAQFLLHTWLPDAMEGPTPVSALIHAATMVTAGVFMVARMSPIFELSQTALLVVTIIGATTAFFAATVALVQNDIKRVIAYSTCSQLGYMFAALGVGAYGAAVFHLFTHAFFKALLFLCAGSVIHAVSEEQDMRRMGGLRKLIPITYWMMVIGTVAITGLGIPGTIIGTAGFFSKDAIIESVFASHSAASGYASTLLIVAALFTSFYSWRLIFMTFYGKPRASAEVMHHVHESPAVMFVPLLILGVGAIFAGVVFKELFFGHEYAEFWKGALFTSAANQVLEEYHHVPLWVKLSPFTAMIVGFIVAWIFYIRSPEMPKALAARHRGLYQFLLNKWYFDELYDFIFVRPARWLGRLFWKGGDGWLIDGFGPDGISARVLGVTNRVVKMQSGYLYHYAFAMLIGVAALVTWMMLGSSF
- a CDS encoding NADH-quinone oxidoreductase subunit M, which encodes MTDWPILSTVTFLPLVGALLILLIKDDSEASRRNIRNVALLTTVFVFILSLVVWAGFDNSNPGFQMVEQTGWMGGGISYHMGVDGISVLFVVLSAFLMPFCILASWVSVDKRVKEYMIAFLILETLMIGVFCALDLFLFYVFFEASLIPMFIIIGVWGGKRRVYASLKFFLYTLLGSVLMLIAIMAMYWQAGTMNIVELLKYDFPASMQTWLWLAFFASFAVKMPMWPVHTWLPDAHVEAPTAGSVILAGILLKLGGYGFIRFSLPMFPLASADFAPFIFALSIIAIIYTSLVAMVQEDMKKLIAYSSVAHMAYVTMGIFAANEQGLQGAIFQMLSHGIVSGALFLCVGVIYDRMHTREIAAFGGLVNNMPKYAVAFLIFTMANVGLPGTSGFIGEFLTLFGVFRVNTWVALFATTGVILSAAYALWLYRQVVFGALTKESLKALLDLSPREKLILYPLVVLTIFFGVYPTPVFDVTAGAVNALVQHYDAALAGTASALPAQ
- the nuoH gene encoding NADH-quinone oxidoreductase subunit NuoH, which translates into the protein MEGIFAAYVLPALIIALKSVVLLVVLLIVVAYLLYADRKIWAAVQLRRGPNVVGPWGLFQAFADLLKFVFKEPIIPSGANKGVFLLAPFVSAVLAMATWAVIPVSEGWAIANINVGILYIFAISSLEVYGVIMGGWASNSKYPFLGALRSAAQMVSYEVSIGFVIVTVLLTVGSLNLTDIVLSQNTGLGTMLGLPASFLDWNWLALFPMFVIFFISALAETNRPPFDLVEAESELVAGHMIEYSSTPFLLFFLGEYVAITLMCALMTTLFLGGWLPPVDVWFLSWVPGIIWFMLKLCFCFFLFAMVKAFVPRYRYDQLMRLGWKVFLPISLFMVVATATFLKVFGLA
- a CDS encoding NADH-quinone oxidoreductase subunit J, translated to MLTGIAAAFFYLFAFIMIASAFMVIAARNPVHSVLFLILTFFNAAALFLLTGAEFLAMILLVVYVGAVAVLFLFVVMMLDVDFSELKRGALQYAPVGALVGLILLGELIFVFASNMFAPKLGQGAVPIPNIAERSNTAALGDILYTDFVFYFQVAGLVLLVAMIGAIVLTLRHKPNVKRQSIPVQVARTPETAIEIKQVETGKGI